The following proteins come from a genomic window of Mucinivorans hirudinis:
- a CDS encoding putative DNA mismatch repair protein, whose product MIQVGSRIKFLHSTGIGIVRSIKNNIANVDVDGFEIPALLSDIVEVPIDEENAAIVKIGPSQDKPRGGGVSQARVNQGQQYGRITIAEDYEDDEVVDVNRLKSQYAKRVESNIITNQPILKPVIEKAPYEYKDYNVKLAFVPHCGGKPEAADLDMYLINDSSYELYFAVAQWKNGYVETISHGRLEADTREMLRSFPRTFFSQIQNLHISLLPFKPINYTPQVVENFDLELHPLKFIRSGNYAENDYFDERSFIFSLSGDDILAPQEVRAVPESKKEKTQPQKHEGTQVEDLHIEELTERWQELSGGEILATQLARFNIVMESAIRSRQRGKIVFIHGVGKGKLKYELKKVLDKQYSKFRYQDASFKEYGYGAIMVYL is encoded by the coding sequence ATGATTCAAGTCGGTAGCCGCATAAAGTTTTTGCACAGCACGGGAATTGGAATAGTACGTTCCATTAAAAATAATATTGCAAATGTAGATGTGGACGGGTTTGAGATTCCCGCCCTGTTGTCCGACATAGTCGAAGTACCTATTGATGAGGAGAATGCGGCTATAGTAAAGATTGGTCCGTCGCAGGACAAACCGCGAGGTGGCGGAGTGTCTCAGGCAAGGGTCAATCAAGGACAGCAATATGGACGCATAACTATTGCGGAGGATTATGAGGACGATGAGGTTGTTGATGTTAATCGCCTAAAAAGTCAGTATGCAAAGCGAGTAGAAAGCAATATTATTACCAATCAACCAATACTAAAGCCTGTCATCGAAAAAGCACCTTATGAGTATAAGGATTATAACGTTAAGTTGGCATTTGTACCGCATTGTGGCGGAAAACCCGAAGCTGCAGACCTGGATATGTACTTGATAAATGACAGTAGCTATGAGCTATATTTCGCTGTGGCACAGTGGAAAAATGGCTATGTGGAGACAATTTCTCACGGCAGGCTCGAGGCTGATACGCGCGAAATGCTAAGGAGTTTTCCGCGTACATTCTTCTCTCAGATTCAAAATTTGCATATCTCATTACTACCTTTCAAACCAATAAATTACACTCCTCAAGTTGTCGAAAACTTTGATTTGGAACTACATCCGCTGAAATTTATCCGCTCGGGCAACTATGCCGAGAATGACTATTTTGACGAGCGGTCTTTCATTTTTTCGCTTTCCGGAGATGACATCCTTGCACCACAAGAGGTTAGGGCTGTCCCAGAGTCCAAAAAAGAGAAAACACAGCCGCAAAAGCACGAGGGGACACAGGTGGAGGATTTACATATAGAGGAGCTGACGGAAAGGTGGCAGGAGTTGTCCGGCGGAGAGATTTTAGCAACACAATTAGCTCGTTTTAACATTGTTATGGAGTCTGCCATTCGTAGCAGACAGAGAGGGAAGATTGTTTTTATCCACGGCGTGGGCAAAGGCAAACTC
- a CDS encoding S-adenosylmethionine:tRNA ribosyltransferase-isomerase, translated as MDKVINISEFDYHLPVERIAKFPLDRREESKLLVYKHNIIADSQFLNIRGEIPSDYLLAFNNTKVVRARLIFRKDSGARIEIFCLEPVLDYERAFAAVGQCSWKCIVGNAKKWKEGDVKITHNEITLSAAKISDNQVKFSWNTTHTFGELLAILGKIPIPPYLERDSAEIDNSRYQTTYCKIEGSVAAPTAGLHFTKDILAQFPVQAEVTLHVGAGTFLPVKTENAVEHAMHTEHFSIEVAELEKLVRSAGRIIAVGTTTVRTLESLVVLGERVLTGGNPREQQTVGQWEAYGEEKQSAPAADALGALHQYMVKNQIPNLHCSTQIMITPGYRFRVVAGLITNFHQPKSTLLLLISAVVGDDWHRIYEHAMANGYRFLSYGDSSLLFVESVR; from the coding sequence ATGGATAAAGTCATAAATATTTCCGAATTTGATTACCATTTGCCTGTCGAGCGCATTGCAAAGTTTCCCTTGGATAGACGTGAAGAGTCTAAACTTCTGGTATATAAGCATAATATTATTGCGGATTCACAATTTCTAAATATTCGTGGTGAGATTCCCTCCGACTACCTTTTGGCATTTAATAATACCAAAGTAGTGCGTGCGAGGTTGATTTTTCGCAAGGATAGCGGAGCGAGAATCGAGATTTTTTGTTTGGAGCCGGTTTTGGACTACGAGCGGGCATTTGCCGCTGTGGGGCAATGCAGTTGGAAGTGCATAGTGGGCAACGCAAAGAAGTGGAAAGAGGGAGATGTGAAAATTACTCACAATGAAATTACACTTTCCGCCGCAAAAATTTCGGACAACCAAGTGAAATTTTCGTGGAATACCACTCATACCTTTGGAGAATTGCTAGCAATATTGGGGAAAATTCCGATTCCGCCGTACTTGGAGCGTGATTCGGCAGAGATAGACAACAGCCGTTACCAGACAACTTATTGCAAAATTGAGGGTTCGGTTGCTGCACCCACCGCGGGATTGCACTTTACAAAAGATATTCTCGCACAATTTCCCGTGCAGGCAGAGGTTACTCTTCACGTGGGAGCAGGTACGTTTCTACCTGTCAAAACGGAAAATGCGGTGGAGCACGCGATGCACACCGAGCATTTTTCGATAGAGGTCGCGGAACTTGAAAAGTTGGTTCGTTCGGCAGGGCGTATTATCGCAGTCGGGACAACAACGGTGCGAACGCTCGAATCTTTGGTTGTACTCGGTGAGAGAGTTTTAACCGGTGGCAACCCCAGAGAGCAACAGACTGTCGGGCAGTGGGAGGCTTACGGAGAAGAAAAACAGAGTGCTCCCGCTGCTGACGCTTTGGGAGCACTCCACCAATATATGGTTAAAAATCAGATTCCTAATTTGCACTGTTCCACCCAAATTATGATTACACCCGGCTATCGATTCCGTGTAGTCGCCGGACTCATCACAAATTTCCACCAACCTAAAAGTACCCTTTTGCTGTTAATTTCGGCAGTGGTGGGCGATGATTGGCATCGCATTTACGAGCACGCTATGGCAAACGGATATCGCTTCCTAAGTTACGGCGACAGCTCGCTGCTCTTTGTCGAATCAGTACGGTAG
- a CDS encoding Transcription termination factor Rho has translation MYNEENLAAKTLPELRTIAAELGFRLGSGYIKKNDLIAQILQRNAQGDKTEEGNVKRDKRHRITKNIKVEQREKPENTLYPQQSKQTWTKESAAPQEPNNEQKQAIAQQVKLEQTQETALHRGRRSHSKKGLLQETTQQEPKQREQNSEAKPKHNNNNRQQQQRHVKQDFGNDFLGAIESGGSLELMPDGYGFLRSADYNYLNSPDDIYISQQQVKNYGLKQGDTVEGIIKPPREGEKFFPMSRIVKINGLNPDQTRDRISFEYLTPLFPEEKFTLATIGRSNNLSNRVVDLFAPIGKGQRALIVAQPKTGKTMLLKSIANAIADNHPEAYLIVLLIDERPEEVTDMARSVNAEVIASTFDEQATRHVKVAEMVLEKAKRMVECGHDVVILLDSITRLARAYNTVQPASGKILSGGVDANALHKPKRFFGAARNTEEKGSLTIIATALIDTGSKMDEVIFEEFKGTGNMELQLDRRLSNKRIYPAVDITASSTRRDDLLLSKDTLQKLWILRRHLTDMNAVEAMTFVKDQMEETRTNDEFLMMMNK, from the coding sequence ATGTACAATGAAGAGAATCTTGCTGCGAAGACTCTACCCGAGTTACGCACAATAGCCGCTGAGCTCGGATTTAGGCTTGGCAGTGGCTACATCAAAAAAAATGACCTTATTGCGCAAATTCTTCAACGCAACGCCCAAGGCGATAAAACTGAGGAAGGAAACGTTAAACGCGATAAGCGTCATAGAATCACAAAAAATATTAAGGTAGAGCAGAGGGAAAAGCCCGAAAACACACTCTATCCACAACAATCGAAGCAGACCTGGACAAAAGAGTCTGCAGCTCCGCAGGAGCCGAACAACGAACAGAAACAGGCTATTGCGCAACAAGTTAAACTGGAGCAAACGCAAGAGACTGCGCTGCATCGCGGTAGACGTTCGCACAGCAAAAAAGGTCTGCTCCAAGAGACCACGCAGCAAGAACCAAAGCAGCGCGAGCAGAATTCGGAAGCAAAACCCAAACACAACAACAACAACAGACAGCAGCAGCAACGCCACGTTAAACAAGATTTTGGCAACGATTTCCTTGGCGCAATCGAGAGCGGCGGCTCGCTGGAGTTGATGCCGGACGGTTACGGTTTTTTGCGTTCGGCAGATTACAACTACCTCAACTCGCCCGATGATATATACATATCACAGCAGCAGGTGAAAAATTACGGGCTCAAACAGGGCGACACAGTGGAGGGAATAATAAAACCGCCACGCGAGGGAGAGAAATTTTTTCCGATGAGCCGAATCGTGAAAATCAACGGCTTGAACCCTGACCAAACTCGCGACCGTATATCCTTCGAATACCTTACACCCCTCTTCCCCGAGGAAAAATTCACCTTGGCAACCATAGGTAGGAGCAACAATCTCAGCAACAGAGTTGTAGACCTTTTCGCCCCCATCGGCAAAGGTCAGCGAGCACTGATAGTGGCTCAGCCCAAGACGGGTAAGACAATGTTATTGAAGTCGATAGCCAACGCCATCGCAGACAACCATCCCGAGGCATACCTTATCGTTCTGCTCATTGATGAGCGTCCGGAAGAGGTTACGGATATGGCTCGTTCGGTCAATGCCGAAGTTATCGCCTCCACTTTCGACGAGCAGGCTACTCGCCACGTCAAGGTAGCAGAAATGGTGCTCGAGAAGGCAAAGCGTATGGTTGAGTGCGGTCACGATGTGGTAATACTTCTCGACTCAATAACTCGCTTGGCAAGAGCATATAACACTGTTCAGCCAGCCTCCGGCAAGATACTTTCAGGTGGTGTGGACGCCAATGCTCTGCATAAACCCAAGCGCTTTTTCGGTGCAGCACGTAATACCGAAGAGAAGGGCTCTCTCACCATCATTGCAACGGCACTCATAGACACGGGCTCGAAAATGGACGAGGTAATCTTCGAGGAGTTCAAGGGTACGGGCAATATGGAGTTGCAACTCGACCGCCGACTGAGCAACAAACGCATCTATCCGGCTGTTGATATTACGGCAAGCAGCACTCGTCGCGACGACCTGCTTCTGAGCAAAGATACTCTCCAAAAGCTATGGATTCTACGCCGTCATCTCACTGATATGAACGCAGTTGAGGCTATGACTTTTGTCAAAGACCAGATGGAGGAGACCCGTACCAACGACGAGTTCTTGATGATGATGAACAAGTAG